The region ATAGGGAGATCTGCTATTTTATGGATAGGATACCAAGATAATGTTTTCAGTACAGAAATTGAAGTTTAACAAGGTGATGAAATTAATGTGATTGTGAATACTTTTAAggacttttataatttttttactcATATCACATATAATTAAACATCAATATGGTTAAAATCATCTATTTTGAACTTAGGTGAGTTATCTAATCATTTGGTAAGGGAAATTTTTAAGAACCTACATTAATATACTATAATGTACACTTCAAACTTAGAACTTCTTAAATTCCCACTAATGCTAAGCTCTCTGAGGGCAGgactctggttttgttttgtcttcctcTGTATATTTAGCTGAGCCGTATGCCTTGTATGTAGTTTAGTACTTGTATTTTTGAAAGGTGATTTCTTTTTGAGTTAGTTGCACATTCCTTAAGAATTATTCCTCTGGTGAATACAATATAAATAGATCTGGAAGTTGAAAGAAACCTCAGTCTGatagtaaaattttaatatacaatCTATGCAGTATATCAAGGGGTTTTTCTTGAATACATTGACTTAACCATTGATTTTCACTAAGCCATATGATATGGCAGAGAATTAATTCTATGGAAATCAAATGttatatgtctttttcttttacaCTGAAGCCAAAGGAGAAACTGCTTCACAGCTTCAGTCAGAAATTTCATCAGATGGTCAAGAAGATGCTATTAGCATAAATACAGCTCAGCCAGAAAGCATCACAGTGGCTCACGGAGATCCACCTAAAAACTCCCTTGCCAGCTGTGACTCCCAGGCCCTGAATATGTTAGCTGATCTAGCATTGAGTGCTTCTGCCTCCCCCACACCATCATCTGAGCCCAGAAAGCTTCCCTGCCCCTCTGGACTGCCCCCAAGTGAGGTTTTGCCTTCTGAAGAACATTCTTCGCATGGTACATCTGACCACGAATATCACAGAGGAGCCAAAAGTCAAAAAGATGGGCCGTTACCTAAGCTCTCTGCTGATAAAAGTAATCCACCGTTGGACTCCACTGTCGACCAGGAAGAAGGGAGCTTGATTCCTAGCACTCAGGCCCCTGTTGGCACCCACTTGGCTCTTCCTGAGGAAACATTGAAAAGGCCTGACGCAAGCCAGAGCTCTTTTGTTGCTGTGGAACATTCCTATGCCCTACTCCTTGCAAAGCATTCAAAGAAGCATCTACAGCAGAGAGTAGCAGGCCCTGCCTTTGCTAAGAATGGCACAAAAGGCCCCGAAGCAGGAACCCCAGTGGGAAAAGTAATGCCCTTTCGGCACCAGCAGAACACCTCCCCTCTGCAAAAGCTTTCCGAGGACCCATTACTCCAGCGCAAGAGCAGATTGCTGTCCTCCAGCCCGAGAGATTTTTACTGCTCTCATACTGTGTTCAGCTGTGATGGCTCCTTTAGGGTCACTTTCACATGTGAAGCAGAATATGTATTCAGTTTAGACAGCAAGTATACCAACAACCCACTGGAGAAGGCAGTGGTCAGAGCATTACATGGGTAAGTGGTGGTGCGGGTAAGGTGGTGGTCAGAGCATCATGTGGGTGGGTGGTAGTGCAGGTAAGACTGTAGTCAGCGTCACGTGGGTGAGTGGTGATGTGGATGAGGCGGCAGTCAGAGTGTCACGTGGGTGGACAGTGGTGCAGGTGAGGTGGTAGAGCATTACATGCATTAAATAGTGCACCGGGGTGTAGTCAGAGCATTACATGCATTAAATAGTGGTGCAAGTGGATATAACCGTGTTGAGTAAATGTTGTGTTGGGGGTTACTTGTGCTGAGCTTTGGAGAAGCAGAAAGCGGGTGTAAGTCCAGTAACTTGTATTAATATCAAGTGGTTTGATTTACCGTCAGCCATTGACTGTGACTGCATGGAGAACTTTAGCAAGGTAAGTTCAGCCTTGTGAGTGCCTTTCCATTTTAAGATGCTCCTTTGTAAACCTTGGCAATCTTTGAATTGTAATATTTAAGTGAGCACTCAATCTAAAATAGTAAGATGCAGAAATAATGCTTTAAAGACTGAATTCCAGAAGAAACGTTTTAAAAATTAGTTGTAGTTTGTTAACTCAGTCATGTTGCAGTGAGTGAGCTGTCTTGACAGGCTGTTCCATAAATCTTCGTCAAGGGAGGGGTCAAGTCAGTAAGAGCAGAACAGCTCAGATCATGGGCTTTGGAGTGTGGACTAACCTGGGTTTTTAATCAAGGCCTTCCCACAGTAGTTTCTGTGACCTAGACGTCCCTGTGCTTTGGGACAGTGCTTCTCAATCTTTACTGTGTGCACCACTCACTCTCTGCCttgcagattctgactcagtcTATCAGGATGGGTCTGAGTATCTACATCTCTGACAAATTCCCAGACAGGGTGATAGCCTGTGGAAAAAACTTTTAAGTAGGGGCTTAGTAATAGCTACATCATGAGGTGGTTATGTACATTAGGATTTTGCTTAGTGACTGGAACAGACTAATAAATGGTAACTATTACTGTTAGCAGGAAGCATTAGCTTTATGAAACGGCATTCATCTACTTGTTAGTGGTCTGTTTCATGAGTGACTAAATTGTATTAGACACCTTTGTTTGCTCCAGTTAGGAGCTCCCGCTCCTCAGAGCATTATTCCCTTatgttcccatcacttctctAGCCTAAGTCCTCTGTAACTGCAGCCTGTCTCTGAGCCCTTCTGACTTATCCCCTCCAGCTCTCTGCTGTCCTTTGCCTGCAGATGGCCAGAAATGTTTTGTATCTCTCCTTACAGTTCAGGAGGTTTTCCAGAACTGTAATCTGAAAACAGTGTAGTTCTGCTGAATTGCCCACAAAGATATTTTAATCTTCAGACTTTCCCAAGGCTCTGGAGAGagacacaaaaatagaaaagaaataagtTGGCCAGATTTAGCAAAAGCAAGGGGAGAGGAGGGTTTGAGTAGCTTTGGAACCGTCATTCCCCTAATAGAAATACGGTGtccagagagagtctgcatgaaATCAAAGAAGGTCCTAGGCTAGGAGTCAGGAGGCCTGTGTACCAGTCACAGTTCTACCACTTACAAGTCCTGTGATGAAAAAGGAGTCAAAACTCCTATTCTCAGTGCTCTTTTCTGTCTCTGAAAAATGGGTGGATTTGATTTATTATAACTGTTAAGTCAACttctttttactttattgttGCAtagttgtattatttttaaaataaaaacacatttaaaatcaaGGTTAACAAAAAAGGGACTTGGCTTAAGATACTTGACTAACCAATCATTGTCAGTGATCATTGTATGTTCTCTCTTTAAAACCACAGGCCCTGGAACACTGATTTACCTGATAACGTAGAAGAAGTGAAGCTCATACTTCATATGTGGATGGCTCTGTTTTACAGCAGTCAGAGCAAACTCATACAGTCATCTAGAAAAGTGGTGGAGCACAGCAGCCCCACGAAGTTTGTGTCTATAAATAGCACATTAGATTCTTTGGAAGTCAGTGAGTTGGAGGAGCCCCCCTGTGCAGAGAGGTGTAACCCACTGTTGGAGACTGACGAGACTCCCAGAGGTCACACTGCCGAAGTGTCCTTCCCTGACACGCACTCCTTGCTTCCTTTCATTAAACCACCACCTGCAAGAGGCTTGGAACTGTGGGTGCACAATGAGCTGAAAGAAGGTTTTGCAGGAGAGGGTCACTCAGATACCCCGGAAAGCCAGAATTTCATCAATTCCTGTAGTAACGAGGTAAGTAAATCTGAATACTATAAATGCTGATGTTATTTGTGAAgaaattttcatttgatttttgtgtataaAAATCACATTCAAAACAAGGCATTGGTTTCTTTTAGGAAAGTGGATTCCCTAGTAATGTAAAGGATTATAATGCTAAAAACTTAATTTCCTTAAGTGTTGCTCTGGATTGTCTGCAGGTGGAGCTTGTCTTTCATCCTGATCGAAGAAGCAGAAGTAGAAAAATATTGTGGGGGACAGGCAATCTGAGAGCCGACCATAGTGTTACTCAGTGTATAATTTGGGACAAGTTATTTGTTTCCTCTGAgcttattttcttatcttttaaaaGAAGTGAATAATACTTGTTATGTCTTACCTAGAGTAGTTTTTAAGAATCAACTGTggtaataataaatattagaaatcTTTGATAAATCTTAAAATTGaatatgttaaaattatttttgaaaacataCTGGAACAGTAAATAAAATGCCAGGTCTCTTATAGATCTGTagttaaatatttgtaaatatggcAAATATGCTTTGCTCCTTTCCATTGTTCTCAGCTTATGTTCAGCCAGGCCAGATAATCAGATTTTAGCTGGAGCAAGTAAAAAAGTTGTATCAAAATTCTAAGTACATGAATTGACAGAAGAGCCACCTTGTTAAGCATTTGGCCTAGCTTTGTTCCAGGATAATTTTGCACGGGTTTGGACATCTACAGTGCCTGTTCTAATGTTGAATAAACAGTGTGTCTTTACCTGGGGTTACATGGGGTTTGGCAGGTCTGGGTGAGCCCCGGTGGTTGGGGAGGGTCTGTGACCCCCTCCAGAAGCAAACAATAGAGTGCTGCAAGCTGAGGGTGACTGGAACCCTCCGTTTACCTCAGCTCCATTAGTTCCCACAACTCGAGGAGGCAAGGGCCATTCTTGCCCATCTCCTAGACAAGTGACTGCAGCACAGAGAAGCGTGAAAATTGCCTGAGGTTGTGTAGTCAGTCAGCTTATCTAGCTAAGATTCAAATCTAGAATCAAATCCTGTGTCTGTATGTATATGCACATGTAAGTGTTTATTTATACATATGTGTGGTTTTTTTCTGAGGATGTGGTTCATAaatttcttctgatttttaaaaagctacataAAACCTAGGTAAGAATCACTGcctcaaaataagaaaatatttagtaGTTAGGCAGACTTCAGTTACTATCTATATGTATACtagtttcttatatttttttgtgGTAATATATAATTAACTATCAACAAGTCTAATTTCAGAAATAGTTTTTGCAAATGTGAAATTGAGTATTAAGAAGTAGAaagtaaggaacaaaacagcagtagactcacagaacccaagaatggactaacagttaccaaagggcaaggggctggggaggatgggtgggaagggagggataaggggttaaaaggggcattacaattagcacacataatgtcggggggagggcacagggaacacagtataacacagagaagacaagtaatgattctatagcatcttactacgctgatggacggtgactgtaatggggtatgtgagggggacttgataatagggggagtctagtaaccataatgttgttctagtaattgtacattaatgaaatcaaaataaaaaaaataaaaaataaagttaaaaaaaaagaagtagaaattAGAATATTAAAGTCCATGCTCCCTAATGATATTTTAGCATAGACTTACAAAGACCTTTCTGTTGTCTTGGATATTGTGCCTACACTTCGAAGGTGAGCACACACATGTGCCAccccctgcctcccaggggcAGACTCAGAGATGAAGAGAATGCCATATGATAGGCACTAGAAACCAAAGGCAGGTTGCTTTAGTTGTATGTTTACTTAAGCAATTCTTTTAAATGATCAGACTTTATTTTAGAAACATTTCACTTCACCTATACGAAAACATATCAATATAAACATACCAATGTGATCACAATTTGTATTTCCCAAAGACCACAAGCATGGTGAGATTTAGTACTGTGACCAAACATTGGAGCCACAGTGTGGTAAGGAGAGTGACAGGAACGTTTTCACAAAGACTCTTACCATCAAGACTTTGCTATGCTTTATGTCTGGCCAGTCATATCCTCTTAAAACTCTGAGTCTCAGTTCTACCCTGACAGTTACTTGGGTTGGTGTGTTTCTTTGGTTAagacagaaatattttaatgagatttgAAAAACAGGTCCTAACTTCCAATATGATTGCCCCAAAACATGGCATGATAACTAACCATAATAACCAACCAGAACTTACAGATGTGTGGTTAGTTGTATGATCAGTCCGTTTCACCATGCTCTGGACGACACCATGCCAcagcctttaaaaaaacaaaatcctgttTATGAGGTTATCAAAATTGTCAGGAGTGGTTTTGTTAACGTTGAAACTGAATCCTTTCTGTTACTGGTTAAATCAGCCCCTCAGGTTTAGTTTCTAATGAAGACTGCACTGCACTATGTTTCTATTGCCCTGTTGAATAGGAGGCATTATAATGAGAGAAAGTGATTATCTCTACTTATAAGCAAAGAAGATAGCTAAGCGGGGAGGAACCTTTATTTACCAGAGTGGATATTGACACTTTGGGAAACTGCTTATCTGTATCTTCTGAGTACAAGAAATAGTGATTAATTTACTATTTCCTCATGGGAAAGTTCTAGATGACAGTATGTTTACTGTCTAAATGAAAGCTCGTGTTTAAAATAAGTTACtctttgcttttaaaatcatcttttaaTCTTactaaaaacagtaaaaaatgaGTACTTTTCCTCCAGTGTAGCATTTCTGAATTAAGCACTGTTGTTTAGCAAACAGGCTCCTTTTTCAAGTCTTTAAATTGTAAGTGGTCTAGCCACTTTTCTTCCCAAaggtccatttaaaaaaaaaaagcttagttTTGGAGCTTTCATCATGtgtatatttaaagaaaacagattATTTAGGGAGGTATTCTTAGCCTATCCAAAAGCATCTGCTTGATCTCCACCCTGTGATATTCTTATAGATTAGAAGattcaaaagaacaaactaaaatcaACCCTTGGCTACAACTGTTCTTCACATATGTGAATGTTAGTTTACAtgactcttgatttttttttttctacattcaTTATTTTAGGTAATTGGGGGGAAAGCCAAACAAGAATCATCAGATAAACTGGAGACTCTGAGCCTTGTGCCTTCTGATATTGGAAGTACCCAAACTAATGAACCATCTCTTCCTGGTGAAGATACAGCCTTAGAGCCACTTGATAGCACAAGAGTGACTTCTTACAATGATGGTGTCCCACAAGTCACATTCACCAAGAGTCATGATGGGATCAGCAATCAGCCAGCGATTTGTCAGAAGTCTGTGTACAGCACCCTTGAAAGCAAAGTTGGTGTTTTCCAAGCAACAATGCAAACAAAACCAGGTGCTTCACAAGGCCTAATCCAGCATAGCAGCCCCATAAACACAGAGTCCCAGCCTTCCCTAGAAGGAAAGGATGATACAGGGTATGTAATGATTAATCTGGAACCAGTTACCCtgacttttgaaaaaaatacctATGTCCCAATACCGACAGAACGTGTAAATAGAGCCAGTGAACCTGCCACCTTTAATATAGAGTTGATGAAGCAAGTAGCCCCTTCCATGAGTCTTCGACATCCTGGATCCATTTTTGAAAAGGCACAGACCCTTAGGGACATGCCGTCTGTAGCAATGTCAGGACAGAAAGACCCTAAGTGCCTTTGTTCCTCCTCAGTGAGCAGAGTGGCCCCTGCTGAGGAGCTGTGTTCCTTACAGAAGGAGACTCCTGATCCAGGCTCATCATCGTCGTCTGGTAATTCAGTGGTGACTGAGGCACTGTCATTAGGCAAAAGTTCTAATTATTCATCACCCCGAGAAGAAGTGAAACTTTCTCAGGAATTTTCCCTTCAGACTCAGAGTCTCTTCAGCGTATCTCCAGAAGAGGTTACAGAGCCATCACCAATCGAAGAGGTAGGCTCATCAGCCTCTGCGTCCTTGGAAAAAAACTACGCACTTACTCGCATTCCTCCATTAAGTGCTACACCCCATGGTGCTTCAGAACTCAAGGATGAAGTTGGCCTCAGCAGTGAAAAGAGGAATTTTGAATCATGCAGTTCATTTAGCAAACAAACCAGCTTGTCTCTGAACAGAGAGGAGGTCAGCTTAGAGCTATCAGAGGAAGATTCGGACATCAATCTAACTCTCACAATATCACCACCGACAAGTCCCAGAGAAGAAATGCCAGCAGGTGAAATAGAGCAACATCAGGAGGCCCCACTATCAAACTTAGAACTTCAGGAAAtgactgaagaaataattgagtcAGAAGAGGTGACTTTAAGAGCAAACAGAGAAGGGAATTCCACTAGTTATACATCAGTGCATCCTACAGTGTCAGAGAAAGCagtagaaaatgagagaaaaagtggTAACTTACAAACTGTTACTCTAGTACTTTCTAAAGACACTTGTTGTGCCCTTCAGATTGCAGAGGAAGTAAATGTTACCTCACATTTTCCCTTTGGCTCCTTAATTGAAGAAGTGTCACCAGCTTCTAGTCCTAACCCCCAGGTACCAGTTGAAGTACCCCAAGTACCATCTCAGGCTGTGTCTCCATGTAGCTTAAAACTTCCTGATACACAGTGTGAGAATTGGGACAAATTCTCCCAGATAGAGGCAAGAGATTTGGCcataacagaagaaaataattcttttgtGGGTCCTCCCCACCCAGGGGGCGAAGGTCACTTACCTTGGATTCAGCAAATGCAACTTTGTGCTGAAATGCCTCTCATACTGAATCATCATGGAAGGGAAGATAGATGCTCAACCCTTCCTAGTAAGGTAACTGAGGCCATTATCCCCTGTGAGTGTGATGAGGGCTTCTTCCCCTCAGACAAGGCTCCATACTGTGATAGAGAGTTAGACCAGCCTGCCTTGGCAGCCAATTCCACACATGAGTTCAGGCCTTCTCTAGAGAAATGGGTAACATCAGGAAATCCACTGCAGACAGTCAGTGTAGAAAACAGAAATTTGGACTTAAATCATCTTGTCTTGGAGACCAGTGAGCCTCCATTGAGTCCTAGAAAGATTATTGAAAATAAGTCTTTGGCTGACACATTTAGTTCCACAACTGTCCCAGGTGGTATAGAGAATGTGTCCTTCGAACAGGAGACTAGCCCTAAAAGTATTAAGAAAAGCCTCCTTTGCAGTGATTTGAAAACAAATGAAGGCGGTTACACGCAAGCTCAGTCCTTGAGCTTTGACTCTGTTGATGGAGCAGATGTTCTACAGGCACACTTGTGTTCAGAGACCCCCAGACTTGATTGGTCCTCAGGTAGCACTCCATTAGCCCATTTTACAAGACCCATGAACATAGAGCTAGGGTTCCAAACACAGGAAATACCAGTAGGCAGAGTGACCAGTTTGCTTAAGAACAGTGAAACTAAAGCTGAGTTACATGAAAAACACGGAGATCTGGGAGGTGCTGGCTCTCAGTCAAACACTGCATCTCCAAAAGGGGAACAAGAAACAGTGCTGCAGGATCTGTCACCATGTGGCACAATAAATCTGTTCAATGGTGGGCTTTTTCCCATGTGTGTAGCTGCTGATTCTTATCGACATACAGCAGTCACCAGTGACAATACCAGTATGGAGCCTCTTGCTCCTTTTGTTCCCCAACCTCATTCCCCTCTTGTTTATGGAATTTCTAAAGAGcagatagaaaataaaagcactggTGAGCGTCTCAGGACCAAGGAGGACTCAGAAGTCCTGAGTGGAGACATGGATGTCAGTGTGAATCCTGACATTCATAATGAACCACTTTCTGGAGACTCTGATAAAGACCCTTGCAGTGACTGCAGAAATCCCAAAGTGGATGAGGATGACCCCTGCACTTCGCGATGTATTCAcaccaagaaaaaagaagatgCTTCAGAAGATGTTTATGACTCTTTCCCAAGCCTAACCACTAGTGATAACAAGGATTGGGGCTGCTCAAATCAAGTTCCAGGGTTAGAGACAAGCATTCCTGCCAGAAACCAGTCAATTGGATTAAAGAAAGAAGATAAATGTGTGCCATGTTACATACAAATCCGAGATCTCCATGGCATCCCCAGGACTTACGCTAACTTCACCGTAACTAAAGAGTTCAAAGATACCACGAGAACATTGCACAGCTCGAGAAGGCACTCCAGTTTCACTGCGAAGTGTGACTTGCTCAGCTTCTGGACAAAtacttgtcaggtggcagataaccTCACCCAGAGTACTTTAGA is a window of Manis pentadactyla isolate mManPen7 chromosome 3, mManPen7.hap1, whole genome shotgun sequence DNA encoding:
- the TASOR2 gene encoding protein TASOR 2 isoform X12 yields the protein MSTKLFTKKKKQITILRKNLKKLTDFFCLKRKTRQSWYVSVDSVLAAVLLPHWVTQQKGKVKFVSENYTTNYTSPSPGYDCHVAANTNKVSHKTSHFRAFELSQYYLYELSGSTVTERPRQLCPYAIVAFQYREPKRMAVAAHKSIFELSENVLSPWKGKLIIQGCLLCDITLWSSYGSVVPAQLPYELDFKYIMKVSSLRKRLPEAAFRKQNYLEEKVCCQDLCFNMYEVELSNKQGDKIDKLTKYIQNKQLAIIKCLEDRGFFILLTSSALISETNFGDDQMGLHGLHLLHSSPSTELKDLKVEDDISLKVMPVLPALHCALLEAQKSFTEEGICPNTLVKHNFQELYKVDQSPSLTADSQDGLKETASIGQLSSGFDLASPAEKCPLHALTQLKSYFSDPSGYILEVSTALDLLAECPQSPCISDGICDAEFSLVMTPDSEFLDSEAEVRKETKREKNSGRLLKARQGTVVQVSPASNLRVQPKRKASMLPMVQSKRVNLCRSFPKSPAGASKRVDSPATLRLVKGHFPQKRKRGAEVLTAQFVQTTKLDRKNQEAPISKDVPVATSAKMAKRQEKSPIKTVPRAKPPVKKSPQTQRVNVVKGNQNPRIRKQPQPAKGETASQLQSEISSDGQEDAISINTAQPESITVAHGDPPKNSLASCDSQALNMLADLALSASASPTPSSEPRKLPCPSGLPPSEVLPSEEHSSHGTSDHEYHRGAKSQKDGPLPKLSADKSNPPLDSTVDQEEGSLIPSTQAPVGTHLALPEETLKRPDASQSSFVAVEHSYALLLAKHSKKHLQQRVAGPAFAKNGTKGPEAGTPVGKVMPFRHQQNTSPLQKLSEDPLLQRKSRLLSSSPRDFYCSHTVFSCDGSFRVTFTCEAEYVFSLDSKYTNNPLEKAVVRALHGPWNTDLPDNVEEVKLILHMWMALFYSSQSKLIQSSRKVVEHSSPTKFVSINSTLDSLEVSELEEPPCAERCNPLLETDETPRGHTAEVSFPDTHSLLPFIKPPPARGLELWVHNELKEGFAGEGHSDTPESQNFINSCSNEVIGGKAKQESSDKLETLSLVPSDIGSTQTNEPSLPGEDTALEPLDSTRVTSYNDGVPQVTFTKSHDGISNQPAICQKSVYSTLESKVGVFQATMQTKPGASQGLIQHSSPINTESQPSLEGKDDTGYVMINLEPVTLTFEKNTYVPIPTERVNRASEPATFNIELMKQVAPSMSLRHPGSIFEKAQTLRDMPSVAMSGQKDPKCLCSSSVSRVAPAEELCSLQKETPDPGSSSSSGNSVVTEALSLGKSSNYSSPREEVKLSQEFSLQTQSLFSVSPEEVTEPSPIEEVGSSASASLEKNYALTRIPPLSATPHGASELKDEVGLSSEKRNFESCSSFSKQTSLSLNREEVSLELSEEDSDINLTLTISPPTSPREEMPAGEIEQHQEAPLSNLELQEMTEEIIESEEVTLRANREGNSTSYTSVHPTVSEKAVENERKSGNLQTVTLVLSKDTCCALQIAEEVNVTSHFPFGSLIEEVSPASSPNPQVPVEVPQVPSQAVSPCSLKLPDTQCENWDKFSQIEARDLAITEENNSFVGPPHPGGEGHLPWIQQMQLCAEMPLILNHHGREDRCSTLPSKVTEAIIPCECDEGFFPSDKAPYCDRELDQPALAANSTHEFRPSLEKWVTSGNPLQTVSVENRNLDLNHLVLETSEPPLSPRKIIENKSLADTFSSTTVPGGIENVSFEQETSPKSIKKSLLCSDLKTNEGGYTQAQSLSFDSVDGADVLQAHLCSETPRLDWSSGSTPLAHFTRPMNIELGFQTQEIPVGRVTSLLKNSETKAELHEKHGDLGGAGSQSNTASPKGEQETVLQDLSPCGTINLFNGGLFPMCVAADSYRHTAVTSDNTSMEPLAPFVPQPHSPLVYGISKEQIENKSTGERLRTKEDSEVLSGDMDVSVNPDIHNEPLSGDSDKDPCSDCRNPKVDEDDPCTSRCIHTKKKEDASEDVYDSFPSLTTSDNKDWGCSNQVPGLETSIPARNQSIGLKKEDKCVPCYIQIRDLHGIPRTYANFTVTKEFKDTTRTLHSSRRHSSFTAKCDLLSFWTNTCQVADNLTQSTLDLEYLRFAHKLKQMVKSGDSQHSDFSSNVFPEESPLQITAGAFPLTKPPETPVLHPASRSWSPLIVTVTHSDAGRQGQHMRDLTSSNLDSPSFWKERCDHSTQHLSNSERNQAVPLHLNKLKYNSPLKESQSDISLILSEYAELNKVVMNHSQVIFQDRESSVASGEATPQEMCSSLPRRPASYEDMITDLCTSLHAKLKSVVREACKRTFLFYLVETEDKSFFIRTKSILRKSGHAEIEPQHFCQAFHRKNETLIVIIRNEDISSHLHQIPSLLKLKHFPSVIFAGVDSPEDVLDCTYQELFQTGGFMVSDDKILETLTLVQLKEIVKILERLNGNGRWKWLLHYRENKKLKEDVRVDPIAHKKNLILKSYQSANIIELLHYHQCDSRSSTKAEHLKCLLTLQVQHIHARFAVFLTEKPTVSREVFENSGILITDVNNFIENIQKVAAPFRSSYW
- the TASOR2 gene encoding protein TASOR 2 isoform X15, with translation MSTKLFTKKKKQITILRKNLKKLTDFFCLKRKTRQSWYVSVDSVLAAVLLPHWVTQQKYYLYELSGSTVTERPRQLCPYAIVAFQYREPKRMAVAAHKSIFELSENVLSPWKGKLIIQGCLLCDITLWSSYGSVVPAQLPYELDFKYIMKVSSLRKRLPEAAFRKQNYLEEKVCCQDLCFNMYEVELSNKQGDKIDKLTKYIQNKQLAIIKCLEDRGFFILLTSSALISETNFGDDQMGLHGLHLLHSSPSTELKDLKVEDDISLKVMPVLPALHCALLEAQKSFTEEGICPNTLVKHNFQELYKVDQSPSLTADSQDGLKETASIGQLSSGFDLASPAEKCPLHALTQLKSYFSDPSGYILEVSTALDLLAECPQSPCISDGICDAEFSLVMTPDSEFLDSEAEVRKETKREKNSGRLLKARQGTVVQVSPASNLRVQPKRKASMLPMVQSKRVNLCRSFPKSPAGASKRVDSPATLRLVKGHFPQKRKRGAEVLTAQFVQTTKLDRKNQEAPISKDVPVATSAKMAKRQEKSPIKTVPRAKPPVKKSPQTQRVNVVKGNQNPRIRKQPQPAKGETASQLQSEISSDGQEDAISINTAQPESITVAHGDPPKNSLASCDSQALNMLADLALSASASPTPSSEPRKLPCPSGLPPSEVLPSEEHSSHGTSDHEYHRGAKSQKDGPLPKLSADKSNPPLDSTVDQEEGSLIPSTQAPVGTHLALPEETLKRPDASQSSFVAVEHSYALLLAKHSKKHLQQRVAGPAFAKNGTKGPEAGTPVGKVMPFRHQQNTSPLQKLSEDPLLQRKSRLLSSSPRDFYCSHTVFSCDGSFRVTFTCEAEYVFSLDSKYTNNPLEKAVVRALHGPWNTDLPDNVEEVKLILHMWMALFYSSQSKLIQSSRKVVEHSSPTKFVSINSTLDSLEVSELEEPPCAERCNPLLETDETPRGHTAEVSFPDTHSLLPFIKPPPARGLELWVHNELKEGFAGEGHSDTPESQNFINSCSNEVIGGKAKQESSDKLETLSLVPSDIGSTQTNEPSLPGEDTALEPLDSTRVTSYNDGVPQVTFTKSHDGISNQPAICQKSVYSTLESKVGVFQATMQTKPGASQGLIQHSSPINTESQPSLEGKDDTGYVMINLEPVTLTFEKNTYVPIPTERVNRASEPATFNIELMKQVAPSMSLRHPGSIFEKAQTLRDMPSVAMSGQKDPKCLCSSSVSRVAPAEELCSLQKETPDPGSSSSSGNSVVTEALSLGKSSNYSSPREEVKLSQEFSLQTQSLFSVSPEEVTEPSPIEEVGSSASASLEKNYALTRIPPLSATPHGASELKDEVGLSSEKRNFESCSSFSKQTSLSLNREEVSLELSEEDSDINLTLTISPPTSPREEMPAGEIEQHQEAPLSNLELQEMTEEIIESEEVTLRANREGNSTSYTSVHPTVSEKAVENERKSGNLQTVTLVLSKDTCCALQIAEEVNVTSHFPFGSLIEEVSPASSPNPQVPVEVPQVPSQAVSPCSLKLPDTQCENWDKFSQIEARDLAITEENNSFVGPPHPGGEGHLPWIQQMQLCAEMPLILNHHGREDRCSTLPSKVTEAIIPCECDEGFFPSDKAPYCDRELDQPALAANSTHEFRPSLEKWVTSGNPLQTVSVENRNLDLNHLVLETSEPPLSPRKIIENKSLADTFSSTTVPGGIENVSFEQETSPKSIKKSLLCSDLKTNEGGYTQAQSLSFDSVDGADVLQAHLCSETPRLDWSSGSTPLAHFTRPMNIELGFQTQEIPVGRVTSLLKNSETKAELHEKHGDLGGAGSQSNTASPKGEQETVLQDLSPCGTINLFNGGLFPMCVAADSYRHTAVTSDNTSMEPLAPFVPQPHSPLVYGISKEQIENKSTGERLRTKEDSEVLSGDMDVSVNPDIHNEPLSGDSDKDPCSDCRNPKVDEDDPCTSRCIHTKKKEDASEDVYDSFPSLTTSDNKDWGCSNQVPGLETSIPARNQSIGLKKEDKCVPCYIQIRDLHGIPRTYANFTVTKEFKDTTRTLHSSRRHSSFTAKCDLLSFWTNTCQVADNLTQSTLDLEYLRFAHKLKQMVKSGDSQHSDFSSNVFPEESPLQITAGAFPLTKPPETPVLHPASRSWSPLIVTVTHSDAGRQGQHMRDLTSSNLDSPSFWKERCDHSTQHLSNSERNQAVPLHLNKLKYNSPLKESQSDISLILSEYAELNKVVMNHSQVIFQDRESSVASGEATPQEMCSSLPRRPASYEDMITDLCTSLHAKLKSVVREACKRTFLFYLVETEDKSFFIRTKSILRKSGHAEIEPQHFCQAFHRKNETLIVIIRNEDISSHLHQIPSLLKLKHFPSVIFAGVDSPEDVLDCTYQELFQTGGFMVSDDKILETLTLVQLKEIVKILERLNGNGRWKWLLHYRENKKLKEDVRVDPIAHKKNLILKSYQSANIIELLHYHQCDSRSSTKAEHLKCLLTLQVQHIHARFAVFLTEKPTVSREVFENSGILITDVNNFIENIQKVAAPFRSSYW